Proteins from a single region of Pseudarthrobacter sp. NIBRBAC000502772:
- a CDS encoding SDR family oxidoreductase has protein sequence MSEPGAPRVAPVPDNALGLNVLVTGGSSPSGIAVARALYQAGFRVFTVGSDRTRIHAAARQAGDGVTPLVCDLADLADVQALRKTLTDTAGTMDGVIHLVGGWRGAKGITDQSDADWDFLERGAITTLRNVSRVFYTDLAAARTGRFAMVSSTAVDKPTAATASYVAAKAAAETWTLAMAEGLAREAADEGTALRGAAVVLVVKALVSAELRKAHPERTFAGATDVEDLAAAVVRLFSRPAAELNGRRLPLTPDPKIP, from the coding sequence GTGAGCGAACCCGGCGCCCCGCGCGTTGCACCTGTTCCGGATAATGCCCTCGGGCTGAACGTCCTGGTCACCGGCGGCAGCAGTCCGTCCGGGATCGCGGTGGCCCGGGCGTTGTACCAGGCGGGGTTCCGGGTGTTCACGGTCGGCTCAGACAGGACGCGCATCCACGCTGCTGCGAGGCAGGCGGGCGACGGCGTCACTCCCCTGGTGTGCGACCTTGCGGATCTCGCCGACGTCCAGGCCCTCCGGAAGACCCTGACGGACACCGCCGGGACCATGGACGGCGTCATCCACCTCGTGGGCGGCTGGCGCGGCGCCAAAGGCATCACGGACCAGAGCGACGCCGACTGGGACTTCCTGGAGCGCGGCGCCATCACCACGCTCCGGAATGTCTCCCGGGTCTTTTACACCGACCTGGCCGCCGCCCGAACCGGAAGGTTTGCCATGGTGTCCTCCACCGCGGTGGACAAGCCCACGGCGGCGACGGCCAGCTATGTGGCGGCGAAGGCCGCCGCCGAGACCTGGACACTGGCGATGGCGGAGGGCCTGGCCCGCGAGGCTGCGGATGAGGGCACCGCCTTGCGCGGCGCCGCCGTCGTCCTGGTGGTGAAAGCGCTCGTGAGCGCGGAACTCCGGAAGGCGCACCCGGAACGGACCTTTGCCGGCGCCACCGACGTCGAGGACCTGGCCGCCGCCGTCGTCCGACTGTTCAGCCGCCCGGCAGCCGAACTGAACGGCCGGCGCCTGCCCCTGACCCCTGACCCCAAAATCCCCTGA
- the ybaK gene encoding Cys-tRNA(Pro) deacylase, translated as MGRKSSSNGTPATAALAAAGVPFVLHPYAHDPSAASYGTEAAEALGIAPEKVFKTLMVEVEGRLAVGVVPVSGNLDLKAFAAALGAKKASMADPAAAERRTGYVLGGISPLGQRQTSPTVVDSSALNLGTMLVSGGKRGLDVELAPADLIRLTSAVTAAIGTHTL; from the coding sequence TTGGGACGCAAAAGTTCGTCAAACGGAACGCCGGCCACAGCCGCACTGGCTGCAGCCGGCGTTCCCTTTGTGCTGCATCCGTATGCCCACGATCCCTCAGCAGCCAGCTACGGCACGGAAGCCGCCGAAGCCCTAGGCATCGCTCCCGAAAAGGTCTTCAAAACCCTCATGGTCGAAGTGGAAGGCCGGCTGGCCGTGGGGGTTGTGCCGGTCAGCGGAAACCTTGACCTGAAGGCCTTCGCGGCCGCCCTTGGCGCCAAGAAGGCTTCGATGGCGGACCCCGCGGCTGCGGAACGCCGCACCGGCTACGTCCTCGGCGGGATCTCGCCGCTGGGCCAGCGCCAGACATCGCCCACGGTGGTGGACAGCAGCGCCCTCAATCTGGGGACGATGCTGGTTTCCGGTGGCAAACGCGGACTGGACGTTGAGCTTGCGCCAGCGGACCTTATCCGGCTGACGTCCGCCGTGACAGCCGCCATCGGCACGCACACACTTTAG
- the zapE gene encoding cell division protein ZapE, which produces MVQIEQLAARTPAVSVNELLKGFYPSPRFGQVSFASYRPDPNQSSQAAAVKALEAFAGGVGAGDGDGLFKKFFTKKVATRAGIYLDGGFGVGKTHLLASLWHAAPGPKAFGTFVEYTNLVGALSFRKTVEALSHYKLVCIDEFELDDPGDTVLMSRLMRELADAGVKLAATSNTLPGSLGDGRFAAVDFAREIQVLADQFDVIRIDGEDFRHRGLPAAPAPLKNSQLAAQMKAEFNGKTVAEDEFSSLIGHLAGVHPSRYRQLIDGIDGVVWRNVETITEQAVALRFVVLADRLYDKDVPILASGVPFDKLFTDEMMHGGYTKKYFRAVSRLTALAREGQNHEPS; this is translated from the coding sequence TTGGTACAGATCGAACAGCTTGCCGCCCGCACTCCGGCGGTTTCGGTGAATGAGCTCCTCAAGGGTTTCTATCCGTCCCCACGGTTCGGCCAGGTCTCCTTTGCCAGCTACCGGCCGGACCCGAACCAGTCGTCCCAGGCGGCGGCGGTCAAGGCGCTGGAAGCATTCGCCGGGGGAGTCGGAGCCGGCGACGGCGACGGCCTGTTCAAGAAGTTCTTCACCAAGAAGGTCGCTACCAGGGCGGGGATCTACCTCGACGGAGGATTCGGCGTCGGCAAAACCCACCTGCTGGCCTCGCTGTGGCATGCCGCTCCGGGTCCCAAGGCCTTCGGCACGTTTGTGGAATACACCAACCTCGTGGGCGCCCTTTCCTTCCGCAAGACTGTTGAGGCACTGAGCCACTACAAGCTCGTATGCATCGACGAATTTGAGCTGGATGATCCGGGTGACACCGTGCTGATGTCCCGCTTGATGCGTGAACTGGCCGACGCCGGCGTCAAGCTGGCTGCCACGTCCAACACGCTGCCGGGTTCGCTGGGCGACGGCCGCTTTGCCGCAGTCGACTTTGCCCGTGAAATCCAGGTCCTGGCGGACCAGTTCGACGTCATCAGGATCGACGGCGAGGACTTCCGCCACCGTGGGCTGCCCGCCGCCCCGGCACCGCTGAAGAACAGCCAGCTCGCCGCACAGATGAAGGCCGAGTTCAACGGCAAGACCGTGGCAGAGGACGAATTCAGTTCACTGATCGGCCACCTGGCCGGTGTCCACCCGAGCCGCTACCGGCAGCTCATCGACGGCATCGACGGCGTTGTGTGGCGCAATGTGGAGACCATCACCGAACAGGCCGTGGCGCTTCGCTTCGTGGTGTTGGCGGACCGCCTGTACGACAAGGATGTGCCCATCCTGGCCAGCGGCGTCCCCTTCGACAAGCTCTTCACGGACGAGATGATGCACGGCGGGTACACCAAGAAGTACTTCCGTGCTGTGTCCCGCCTGACTGCACTCGCCCGCGAGGGCCAGAACCACGAGCCGTCCTAG
- the msrB gene encoding peptide-methionine (R)-S-oxide reductase MsrB yields the protein MSIFGKSIFENKATDSVPGPAADAVAAEPAYRKSDAEWRQELTPEEYHVLRQAGTERPFTGEYVDTHTEGVYQCRACGTELFRSNEKFDSHCGWPSFWAPLAEGTVRYIHDRTLGMKRVEVRCAHCDSHLGHVFEGEGYGTPTDQRFCINSVSLKLVPRGAAGEESTEA from the coding sequence ATGAGCATCTTTGGTAAGAGCATCTTCGAGAACAAGGCCACGGATTCCGTCCCCGGTCCGGCCGCTGACGCCGTCGCTGCGGAACCCGCCTACCGGAAATCCGACGCCGAGTGGCGGCAGGAACTCACACCGGAGGAATACCACGTGCTGCGGCAGGCGGGTACGGAGCGCCCCTTCACCGGTGAGTACGTGGACACCCATACGGAGGGTGTCTACCAATGCCGTGCCTGTGGCACCGAGCTCTTCCGGAGCAACGAAAAATTCGACTCGCATTGTGGCTGGCCGTCCTTCTGGGCACCGCTCGCCGAAGGCACCGTCCGATACATCCACGACCGGACGCTCGGTATGAAGCGGGTGGAGGTACGGTGCGCGCACTGTGATTCACACCTGGGCCACGTATTTGAGGGTGAGGGCTACGGCACGCCCACGGACCAGCGCTTCTGCATCAATTCGGTGTCGCTGAAGCTGGTGCCGCGCGGCGCTGCCGGGGAAGAATCCACGGAGGCCTGA
- a CDS encoding S9 family peptidase — translation MSLRAKWALGGVIGGGALAGLLATGSSALALYFARRVITPVRQRTADQEVLAVIREGGGRQVILTATPETTVEGVYGLFFDGGKGHARIGRIVSYSPADGTVLREVEAVYAGDLDTARRGWWSGALYPDPATAGFAAEDVLIEVDGGTAPAWLVRAGGTSRTWAIMVHGRGATRQEALRAVGPALELGLTSLLVSYRNDGLAPSAEDGRYGLGSTEWRDIEAAIEFALANGAEEIVLFGWSMGGAICLQTADLSPHRHLIRAMVLDAPVINWVNVLAHHAQINRIPSLVGRYGQLMLGHPVGRRLTGLAAPVDLKAMDWVARAVEVRTPTLIIHSVDDEYVPYEPSALLAERNPDMVTFETFNHARHTKEWNVDPERWENLIKAWLRPQLAPRLNPGQNR, via the coding sequence ATGTCGCTGCGCGCCAAATGGGCGCTCGGCGGCGTCATTGGCGGCGGGGCCCTTGCTGGCCTGCTGGCCACAGGCTCCTCCGCGCTGGCGCTTTATTTTGCCCGGCGTGTGATTACTCCCGTCCGGCAGCGGACGGCGGACCAGGAAGTCCTCGCCGTGATCCGGGAAGGGGGCGGCCGCCAGGTCATCCTGACAGCCACTCCGGAGACCACTGTGGAGGGCGTCTATGGGTTGTTTTTCGACGGCGGGAAGGGGCACGCCCGGATCGGGCGGATCGTGTCCTATTCGCCGGCGGACGGCACGGTCCTGCGCGAAGTGGAAGCCGTCTATGCCGGCGATCTTGATACGGCCCGCCGCGGATGGTGGAGCGGTGCGCTTTACCCGGATCCCGCCACGGCCGGCTTTGCGGCCGAGGACGTACTGATTGAGGTCGACGGCGGCACGGCACCGGCATGGCTGGTCCGGGCCGGCGGGACGTCCCGGACCTGGGCAATCATGGTTCACGGCCGCGGGGCAACCCGCCAGGAGGCCCTCCGGGCGGTAGGTCCCGCCCTCGAACTGGGGCTCACCAGCCTGCTTGTCTCGTACCGGAACGACGGGTTGGCGCCATCGGCCGAGGACGGCCGGTACGGCCTGGGATCCACGGAATGGCGTGACATAGAGGCCGCCATCGAGTTTGCCCTGGCCAATGGCGCCGAGGAAATTGTTCTCTTCGGCTGGTCCATGGGTGGTGCCATCTGCCTGCAGACGGCCGATCTCTCGCCCCACCGTCACCTGATCCGGGCCATGGTCCTGGACGCGCCTGTCATCAACTGGGTCAATGTGCTGGCCCACCATGCGCAGATCAACCGCATTCCGTCCCTCGTTGGCCGCTACGGGCAACTGATGCTGGGCCACCCCGTGGGCCGCAGGCTCACCGGACTGGCCGCACCCGTGGACCTCAAGGCCATGGACTGGGTGGCGCGCGCCGTGGAGGTCCGGACGCCCACCCTGATCATCCACAGCGTTGATGACGAGTACGTTCCCTACGAACCCTCCGCCCTTCTGGCGGAGCGGAATCCGGACATGGTCACGTTCGAAACGTTCAATCACGCCAGGCACACGAAGGAATGGAATGTCGATCCCGAGCGCTGGGAGAACCTGATCAAGGCGTGGCTGCGGCCCCAGTTGGCTCCGCGGCTTAACCCCGGGCAGAACCGCTAA
- a CDS encoding low specificity L-threonine aldolase, with translation MTTTADAAPRLENPAARLHDASIRGFASDNYSGVHPEVLAALAAANEGHQVSYGEDDYTARLQGLMEDHFGAGIECFPVFNGTGANVLSLQSLLPRWGAVVCASTAHINMDENGAPERIGGIKLLHVPTPDGKLTPELIDREAWGWGDEHRAQPLAVSITQTTELGTCYTPDEVRAIADHAHAKGMKLHMDGARLANAAAHLDVPLRAFTRDAGVDILSFGGTKNGLLYGEVVVALNPEAAHGLKFLRKMNMQLASKMRFLSAQFIALLEGDLWLRSASHANAMAARLRAAVDTIEGVEPTQKTESNGVFAVLPAGIADRLRESFRFYDWDETAREVRWMCSFDTSEEDVDAFVAAIRRELAAHHAGKEAG, from the coding sequence ATGACAACTACGGCAGATGCTGCCCCCCGGCTTGAAAACCCCGCCGCCCGGCTGCATGACGCGTCCATCCGCGGTTTCGCCTCGGACAACTACTCCGGTGTGCACCCCGAGGTCCTGGCCGCCCTCGCGGCGGCCAACGAAGGGCACCAGGTGTCCTACGGCGAGGATGACTACACGGCACGGCTGCAGGGGCTGATGGAGGATCACTTCGGCGCTGGCATCGAATGTTTCCCGGTGTTCAACGGCACGGGGGCCAACGTGCTGTCCCTGCAGTCGCTGCTCCCGCGCTGGGGTGCTGTGGTGTGCGCATCGACGGCGCACATCAACATGGACGAAAACGGCGCTCCGGAACGGATCGGCGGGATAAAACTCCTGCATGTCCCCACCCCGGACGGCAAGCTGACGCCGGAGCTGATTGACCGCGAGGCGTGGGGTTGGGGCGATGAGCACCGGGCGCAGCCGCTGGCAGTGTCCATCACGCAGACCACCGAGCTTGGCACCTGCTACACCCCGGATGAGGTCCGGGCTATTGCCGATCATGCCCACGCCAAGGGCATGAAACTCCACATGGACGGCGCGCGGCTGGCCAACGCCGCCGCGCACCTGGACGTGCCGCTGCGGGCTTTCACGCGCGACGCCGGCGTGGACATCCTCTCCTTCGGTGGCACCAAAAACGGGCTGCTGTACGGCGAAGTGGTGGTGGCCCTGAACCCCGAAGCGGCCCACGGCCTGAAGTTCCTGCGCAAGATGAACATGCAGCTGGCCTCGAAAATGCGCTTCCTGTCCGCCCAGTTCATCGCCCTGCTGGAAGGCGACCTGTGGCTCCGTTCTGCGTCGCACGCCAACGCCATGGCCGCCCGCCTCCGCGCCGCGGTGGACACGATCGAGGGCGTCGAGCCCACACAGAAGACGGAGTCCAACGGCGTGTTTGCCGTCCTGCCGGCCGGCATAGCTGACCGCCTGCGCGAGTCCTTCCGGTTCTACGACTGGGATGAAACCGCCCGCGAGGTCCGCTGGATGTGCTCCTTCGACACCAGCGAGGAGGACGTCGACGCCTTTGTGGCCGCGATCCGACGGGAACTTGCGGCCCACCACGCGGGCAAGGAAGCCGGATAG
- a CDS encoding SufE family protein has product MSTHDLPAALAEIVNDFQALTEPDRLQLLLEFSRELPELPDRLKDHPELLEQVVECQSPLFLTIETEKNDAGPADAVRLYFKAPPEAPTTRGFAGVLHEGLDGLSAAEILAVPDDMPELLGLTRAITPLRMRGMTAMLGRIKRKVAATSRLAS; this is encoded by the coding sequence ATGAGTACACATGACCTGCCCGCCGCCTTGGCGGAAATCGTGAATGACTTCCAGGCCCTGACCGAACCCGATCGGCTTCAGCTGCTGCTTGAGTTCTCGCGCGAACTGCCGGAACTGCCGGACCGGCTGAAGGACCACCCCGAGCTCCTGGAGCAGGTGGTGGAATGCCAGTCGCCGCTGTTCCTGACGATTGAAACGGAAAAGAACGACGCCGGCCCGGCCGACGCCGTTCGGCTCTACTTCAAGGCGCCACCGGAAGCCCCCACCACGCGGGGTTTCGCCGGTGTGCTCCACGAGGGTCTCGACGGACTCAGCGCCGCTGAAATCCTGGCGGTGCCGGACGATATGCCGGAGCTGCTGGGCCTGACGCGGGCCATCACGCCACTGCGGATGCGTGGCATGACCGCCATGCTGGGACGGATCAAACGCAAGGTCGCCGCGACGTCCCGGCTTGCGTCCTGA
- a CDS encoding sulfurtransferase, with amino-acid sequence MSYAVEQNEKFAAYANPERLVSTEWLAAALQSGALADGKLVVVESDEDVLLYETGHIPGSVKIDWHTDLNDDVTRDYVNGEAFSALAAAKGISRDTTVVIYGDKSNWWAAYALWVFTLFGHEDVRLLDGGRDKWIAEGRDLTTERTSPAPGDYPVVERNDAPIRAFKEDVLAHFGKPLIDVRSPEEYTGQRTHMPAYPEEGALRGGHIPTAASIPWARAAAPDGTYRSREELEALYLGEAGLTAGDDVVAYCRIGERSSHTWFALKYLLGFDTVRNYDGSWTEWGNAVRVPIAKGTERGTVPA; translated from the coding sequence ATGTCCTACGCAGTTGAACAGAACGAGAAGTTCGCCGCCTACGCCAACCCGGAGCGTCTGGTGTCCACCGAATGGCTCGCAGCCGCCCTCCAAAGCGGCGCCTTGGCGGACGGAAAGCTGGTGGTGGTCGAGTCCGACGAGGACGTCCTCCTTTACGAGACCGGCCATATCCCCGGATCAGTCAAAATCGACTGGCACACGGACCTTAACGATGACGTGACCCGCGATTACGTGAACGGTGAGGCGTTTTCCGCCTTGGCCGCTGCCAAGGGCATCTCCCGCGACACCACTGTGGTCATCTACGGGGACAAGTCCAACTGGTGGGCCGCCTATGCGCTCTGGGTCTTTACCCTGTTCGGCCACGAGGATGTCCGGCTGCTCGACGGCGGCCGGGACAAGTGGATCGCCGAAGGCCGTGACCTGACCACGGAGCGGACCTCCCCGGCGCCCGGCGACTACCCGGTGGTGGAGCGCAACGACGCCCCCATCCGCGCGTTCAAGGAAGATGTGCTGGCACACTTCGGCAAGCCGCTCATTGACGTCCGCTCCCCCGAGGAATACACCGGCCAGCGGACCCACATGCCGGCCTACCCGGAGGAAGGCGCGCTCCGCGGCGGCCACATTCCCACGGCAGCATCCATTCCCTGGGCACGCGCCGCTGCGCCGGACGGAACGTACCGCAGCCGGGAAGAGCTCGAGGCACTCTACCTGGGCGAGGCCGGGCTGACCGCCGGCGATGACGTGGTGGCCTACTGCCGCATCGGCGAGCGTTCCAGCCACACCTGGTTCGCTCTCAAGTACCTGCTGGGCTTTGACACTGTCCGGAACTACGACGGCTCCTGGACCGAGTGGGGCAACGCCGTCCGGGTTCCCATCGCCAAGGGCACGGAACGCGGCACGGTCCCGGCGTAA
- a CDS encoding DUF6421 family protein, with protein MTVTVTVAPTRITAENPAWLRLRSAAESLQALQVQDGSVPDAGHHAEAALQVAAIMESLAELAPLFPHDAAYLDAVVADFQAWATAGFAVPDFLASLLAFQPQLQRQDGLQHVVIFPMYTQNGSSSRLVEAVLIEVIWPDFVAGLEAGDYSNKLFVPIRFLDFTHGYNTNSAVLFPETVAVRATPTFTWGAIFADREAARFRRVLRAAADITSLDLPAGAAELLADQELTEATFVMWDLIHDRTHMRGDLPFDPFMIKQRMPYFLYSLEELRCDLTAFRESVRIEQDEDAGPEARRHAKLVQYAIIFDRIFRFAITGNRVRNYDGLGGQLLFAWLHQHHVLHWTDSRLSIDWDHVADAVIALGASIDELYWRSIDRPKMAHWLAAYQLISATLTPNPASAWAKGPDALPVAGPPRGLTDQVLDDEFPLSMFYEALEKKMRPVIESTAGITGASAL; from the coding sequence ATGACCGTCACCGTGACCGTGGCCCCTACGAGGATCACCGCCGAAAATCCCGCCTGGCTCCGCCTCAGGAGCGCCGCCGAATCCCTGCAGGCACTGCAGGTCCAGGACGGCTCCGTGCCTGATGCCGGCCATCACGCCGAGGCAGCCCTGCAGGTTGCCGCCATCATGGAGTCGCTTGCCGAACTGGCACCGCTGTTCCCGCACGACGCGGCCTACCTTGACGCCGTCGTCGCTGATTTCCAGGCGTGGGCCACGGCTGGATTCGCCGTCCCGGACTTCCTCGCATCGCTGCTGGCGTTCCAGCCCCAGCTGCAGCGCCAGGACGGCCTGCAGCATGTTGTCATCTTCCCCATGTATACCCAGAACGGAAGCAGCAGCCGGCTCGTGGAGGCCGTACTGATCGAGGTCATCTGGCCCGATTTTGTGGCCGGCCTTGAGGCCGGGGACTATTCCAACAAGCTCTTTGTGCCCATCCGGTTCCTGGACTTCACCCACGGCTACAACACCAACTCGGCCGTGCTGTTCCCCGAAACCGTTGCTGTCCGTGCGACACCCACCTTCACCTGGGGCGCTATTTTCGCGGACCGTGAAGCTGCCCGGTTCCGCCGGGTCCTGCGCGCGGCCGCAGACATCACCTCCCTGGACCTGCCCGCAGGCGCCGCGGAACTCCTGGCCGACCAGGAGCTGACCGAGGCCACGTTTGTGATGTGGGACCTGATCCATGACCGGACCCACATGCGCGGCGACCTGCCCTTTGACCCGTTCATGATCAAGCAGCGGATGCCCTACTTCCTGTATTCGCTGGAAGAACTGCGCTGCGACCTCACAGCCTTCCGCGAATCCGTCCGGATCGAACAGGACGAAGACGCCGGGCCGGAAGCACGCCGGCACGCGAAACTGGTGCAGTACGCCATCATCTTCGACCGGATCTTCCGCTTCGCGATCACCGGCAACCGGGTGCGCAACTACGACGGGCTCGGCGGACAGCTGCTCTTCGCCTGGCTGCACCAGCACCACGTCCTGCACTGGACCGACAGCCGGCTCAGCATCGACTGGGACCACGTGGCGGACGCGGTGATCGCCCTCGGCGCCTCGATCGACGAGCTCTACTGGCGCTCCATTGACCGGCCGAAAATGGCCCATTGGCTTGCCGCGTACCAGCTGATCTCCGCCACACTCACGCCCAACCCCGCATCGGCCTGGGCCAAGGGCCCCGACGCGCTTCCCGTCGCCGGTCCGCCCCGCGGCCTCACCGACCAGGTGCTGGACGACGAATTTCCGCTGTCCATGTTCTACGAAGCCTTGGAGAAGAAAATGCGTCCAGTCATCGAATCCACCGCCGGCATCACCGGAGCGTCCGCGCTGTGA
- a CDS encoding antitoxin yields MGLIDDLKGKAQGLIRGNEQAIKDGITKAGDFVDSKTGGKYTGHVDKVQEGASKLVDKNDGTPGVAPATEQTPPVNPVPPVDKAP; encoded by the coding sequence GTGGGACTGATTGACGATCTTAAGGGCAAGGCTCAGGGTCTCATCCGCGGCAACGAGCAGGCCATCAAGGACGGCATCACAAAAGCCGGCGATTTCGTCGACTCAAAGACCGGCGGCAAGTACACCGGTCACGTGGACAAAGTCCAGGAGGGCGCTTCCAAGCTCGTTGACAAGAACGACGGAACACCCGGCGTAGCGCCTGCCACCGAGCAGACTCCGCCAGTCAACCCGGTTCCGCCGGTTGACAAGGCTCCGTAA